In Longimicrobium sp., a genomic segment contains:
- the cax gene encoding calcium/proton exchanger — translation MPSASPRCRSAPRKARRQRSSQAQREVSITGFKRGDAVAIALAAAAAGLAAVLTFAHAGPVAGFASCAAALSLLAMMVGRGTEQLGSRMGPGATGVLQSALGNLPELFVCIFALRAGLVQVVQAALVGSILANSLLVLGLALLVGGLKNGTQRFGSEAPRMAATLMMLAVAALAVPTLAAGLHTPAAAHEAALSVACAVVLLAVFAASLPFSLRADPAVVCDDGEAAHEAWPVWLAIAVLVGASVGAAFVSDWFVEALSPAMKTLGISEAFSGLVVVAIAGNAVENVVGIQLAARNRPDYAMSVILNSSLQIALALVPMLVLASIFVAPAPLTLVMPPLLVAAMALSAVVSAFIVYDGESIWLEGVALIGLYGIIAAAFWWG, via the coding sequence TTGCCATCGGCATCACCCCGATGCCGGTCGGCGCCGCGAAAGGCGCGGCGGCAGCGGTCCAGCCAGGCGCAACGGGAGGTTTCCATCACCGGATTCAAACGAGGCGACGCGGTCGCCATCGCCCTGGCCGCCGCCGCCGCGGGGCTGGCGGCGGTGCTCACCTTCGCGCACGCGGGGCCGGTGGCGGGCTTCGCCTCGTGCGCGGCGGCGCTGTCGCTGCTGGCGATGATGGTGGGGCGCGGCACCGAGCAGCTGGGAAGCCGCATGGGCCCGGGCGCCACCGGCGTGCTGCAGAGCGCGCTGGGAAACCTCCCCGAGCTGTTCGTGTGCATCTTCGCGCTGCGCGCCGGGCTGGTGCAGGTGGTGCAGGCGGCGCTGGTGGGCTCCATCCTGGCCAACTCGCTGCTGGTGCTGGGTTTGGCGCTGCTGGTGGGCGGGCTGAAGAACGGCACCCAGCGCTTCGGGTCCGAGGCGCCGCGGATGGCCGCCACGCTGATGATGCTGGCCGTGGCCGCGCTGGCCGTTCCCACGCTGGCGGCCGGCCTGCACACCCCCGCGGCCGCGCACGAGGCGGCGCTGAGCGTGGCCTGCGCGGTGGTGCTGCTGGCCGTGTTCGCCGCCAGCCTGCCCTTCTCGCTGCGCGCCGACCCCGCGGTGGTGTGCGACGACGGCGAGGCCGCGCACGAGGCGTGGCCGGTGTGGCTGGCCATCGCGGTGCTGGTGGGCGCCAGCGTGGGCGCCGCCTTCGTCAGCGACTGGTTCGTGGAGGCGCTCAGCCCGGCCATGAAGACGCTGGGCATCTCCGAGGCGTTCAGCGGGCTGGTGGTAGTGGCCATCGCGGGGAACGCGGTGGAGAACGTGGTCGGCATTCAGCTGGCCGCCCGCAACCGCCCCGACTACGCCATGAGCGTGATCCTGAACAGCTCGCTGCAGATCGCGCTGGCGCTGGTGCCCATGCTGGTGCTGGCCAGCATCTTCGTGGCCCCCGCGCCGCTCACGCTGGTGATGCCGCCGCTGCTGGTGGCCGCCATGGCGCTCAGCGCGGTGGTCAGCGCGTTCATCGTCTACGACGGCGAGTCCATCTGGCTGGAGGGCGTGGCGCTGATCGGCCTCTACGGCATCATCGCCGCCGCGTTCTGGTGGGGGTGA
- a CDS encoding AAA family ATPase, translating into MIRTVIHDAAMSAAKAYSHAAVEPRHVLYALAKQFRQRPDCEACFAPAKRSLEPAGSSYGTPSISEAATAMLDALKTDDDAVAALKQAFPAGGEAGGGAAGTQTADTAQQGASVATDSAAAAKEGETIAEILAELDELTGLGAVKAQVRKIIAVVQANREREKAGLKAVQPGLHLVFTGPPGTGKTTVARIVARLYAAAGALPGAKFTEASRSDLIAGYVGQTAIKTREVIDRTKPGVLFIDEAYSLTPSSGVDFGHEAIATLVKAMEDFRSQFAVIVAGYEEEMKEFIGSNPGLRSRFKTYIDFPDYTPGELREIFERMAKDVNIGLAPGACEAAERVFARATGKQDFGNARFARSLFEQAYARMASRAAVDGAVTVDELTDLLAEDIDDDLSMLAPDTRRIGF; encoded by the coding sequence ATGATCCGCACGGTGATCCACGACGCGGCGATGTCGGCCGCCAAGGCGTACTCGCACGCCGCGGTGGAGCCGCGCCACGTCCTGTACGCGCTGGCCAAGCAGTTCCGCCAGCGCCCGGACTGCGAGGCGTGCTTCGCGCCCGCGAAGCGCTCGCTGGAGCCGGCGGGGAGCTCGTACGGGACGCCGTCCATCAGCGAAGCCGCCACCGCGATGCTCGACGCGCTGAAGACGGACGACGACGCGGTCGCCGCGCTGAAGCAGGCGTTCCCGGCGGGGGGCGAGGCCGGCGGGGGCGCGGCGGGGACGCAGACGGCCGACACGGCGCAGCAGGGGGCCAGCGTCGCGACCGACTCCGCCGCCGCGGCGAAGGAAGGGGAGACGATCGCCGAGATCCTGGCCGAGCTCGACGAGCTCACCGGGCTGGGGGCGGTGAAGGCCCAGGTGCGCAAGATCATCGCGGTGGTACAGGCGAACCGCGAGCGGGAGAAGGCGGGGCTGAAGGCCGTGCAGCCCGGCCTGCACCTGGTGTTCACCGGCCCGCCGGGGACGGGGAAGACGACGGTGGCGCGCATCGTGGCGCGGCTCTACGCCGCGGCCGGGGCGCTTCCCGGGGCGAAGTTCACCGAGGCCAGCCGCTCGGACCTGATCGCCGGGTACGTAGGCCAGACGGCGATCAAGACGCGCGAGGTGATCGACCGGACGAAGCCCGGCGTGCTCTTCATCGACGAGGCGTACTCGCTGACGCCCAGCAGCGGCGTGGACTTCGGCCACGAGGCCATCGCCACGCTGGTGAAGGCGATGGAGGACTTCCGCAGCCAGTTCGCGGTGATCGTGGCCGGGTACGAGGAGGAGATGAAGGAGTTCATCGGCTCCAACCCCGGCCTGCGCAGCCGCTTCAAGACGTACATCGACTTCCCCGACTACACCCCCGGGGAGCTGCGCGAGATCTTCGAGCGGATGGCGAAGGACGTGAACATCGGCCTGGCCCCCGGCGCCTGCGAGGCGGCGGAGCGGGTCTTCGCCCGCGCCACCGGGAAGCAGGACTTCGGCAACGCCCGGTTCGCCCGCTCGCTCTTCGAGCAGGCCTACGCGCGGATGGCCTCGCGCGCGGCGGTGGACGGCGCGGTGACGGTGGACGAGCTGACGGACCTGCTCGCCGAGGACATCGACGACGACCTGTCGATGCTGGCCCCGGACACGCGCCGCATCGGGTTCTGA
- a CDS encoding T3SS (YopN, CesT) and YbjN peptide-binding chaperone 1 — MANVDQTMMKVQRILTGPMGLRISLQGSSISVTFTDVSTRVNVSVQDWGVDKNGDPQTLVQLSSPILWEVPPTPELFEWIARQGGNYYFGHVVAYDDNDAPGKLFLLMSHTLLGDYLDEEELSSAMYGVLGTADKLDDELMGKFGGKRLSDFA; from the coding sequence ATGGCGAACGTCGACCAGACCATGATGAAGGTGCAGCGCATCCTGACGGGGCCGATGGGGCTTCGCATCTCGCTACAGGGGAGCTCGATCAGCGTGACCTTCACGGACGTGAGCACGCGCGTGAACGTGAGCGTCCAGGACTGGGGCGTGGACAAGAACGGCGATCCGCAGACGCTGGTCCAGCTCTCGTCCCCCATCCTCTGGGAGGTTCCTCCCACGCCGGAGCTGTTCGAGTGGATCGCCAGGCAGGGGGGCAACTACTACTTCGGGCACGTGGTGGCCTACGACGACAACGACGCCCCGGGAAAGCTGTTCCTGCTGATGTCGCACACGCTGCTGGGCGACTACCTGGACGAGGAGGAGCTGTCGTCGGCCATGTACGGCGTGCTGGGAACCGCCGACAAGCTGGACGACGAGCTGATGGGGAAGTTCGGCGGCAAGCGCCTGTCCGACTTCGCCTGA
- a CDS encoding RICIN domain-containing protein, with protein sequence MNVPSPRHSRTLSWITRIILALLLGGIGQGLVAHNAAAQDVYFRLQLKHGGQYLDADHCGSPISLNPGSDWEEGACQLWRFVPAGGGYFRLQLKHGGQYLDANHCTSTMGLNPGSDWEGGACQLWKLVPAGGGYYRLQLKHGGQYLDAVHCTNTMGLNPGSDWEQGACQLWRLVSG encoded by the coding sequence ATGAACGTCCCCTCCCCACGTCACTCACGCACGCTGTCCTGGATCACCCGGATCATCCTCGCCCTCCTGCTCGGCGGCATCGGGCAGGGACTGGTCGCGCACAACGCCGCGGCGCAGGACGTGTACTTCCGGCTACAGCTGAAGCACGGGGGCCAGTACCTGGACGCCGATCACTGCGGCTCGCCCATCTCGCTGAACCCGGGATCGGACTGGGAGGAGGGAGCGTGCCAGCTCTGGCGCTTCGTCCCCGCGGGCGGGGGATATTTCCGGCTCCAGCTGAAGCACGGCGGGCAGTACCTGGACGCGAACCACTGCACCTCCACCATGGGCCTGAACCCGGGGTCGGACTGGGAGGGCGGCGCGTGCCAGCTATGGAAGCTCGTTCCGGCCGGCGGCGGATACTACCGGCTCCAGCTGAAGCACGGAGGCCAGTACCTGGACGCGGTCCACTGCACCAACACGATGGGGCTGAACCCCGGCTCGGACTGGGAACAGGGCGCCTGCCAGCTCTGGCGGCTCGTCTCGGGCTGA
- a CDS encoding DUF7713 domain-containing protein, protein MIRQASEEADPGFPIRESFVDCCGDTHEFVIDFARSDDHRFLTAVEVAEDPGRFEFAAMSESDPYLALGRLRQTIRRELSTRYLRLDGGRLALSHDVLKGRIGYGGVAADGRFVSFEDWVELIQTYEGFHFSIEIFDPYDL, encoded by the coding sequence ATGATCCGACAGGCGAGTGAAGAGGCCGATCCCGGCTTTCCGATCCGCGAGTCTTTTGTGGACTGCTGCGGCGATACCCACGAGTTCGTCATCGACTTCGCCCGCAGCGACGACCACCGGTTCCTCACGGCGGTGGAAGTCGCCGAGGATCCGGGTCGATTTGAATTCGCCGCAATGTCGGAATCCGATCCATACCTTGCGCTGGGACGGTTGAGACAGACGATCAGGCGCGAGCTGTCTACGCGGTATCTTCGGCTGGATGGCGGGCGGCTGGCACTGTCCCACGACGTGTTGAAGGGACGGATCGGCTACGGCGGCGTTGCAGCAGACGGGCGGTTCGTGAGCTTCGAGGACTGGGTGGAGCTGATCCAGACCTACGAAGGCTTCCACTTCTCGATTGAGATCTTCGACCCATACGATCTGTAA
- a CDS encoding catalase family protein: MAFAGHLAQESPPPDESAFAQSIADRLKAKIVKENPTGIMRRDAHPKMHGVVRAEFIVEPDLPADLRIGIFKEPKTYPAWIRFSNQSNRISPDSKPDIRGMAIKLMGVPGEKLLDEERDEQTQDFILISTPVFVTKDVEEFDGLLKAMESGIVAQLWFYLTHLRMTRNVLKALKKFGNPLQVRYFSTTPYLWGDTAVKYSAIPRASATDPIPKPAGDDFLRRAMVRQLEAGDARFDFAVQRRTDAGTMPIEDPGKEWSEAASPYRKVASIVIPRQSFDSERQREFGENLSFTPWHSLPEHRPLGGVNRARKLVYAFISTFRHQKNDAPRREPTSWEIPE; the protein is encoded by the coding sequence ATGGCCTTCGCCGGCCACCTGGCCCAGGAATCCCCACCCCCGGATGAGTCCGCCTTCGCGCAATCGATCGCCGACCGGCTCAAGGCCAAGATCGTCAAGGAGAACCCCACCGGAATCATGCGGCGCGACGCGCATCCGAAGATGCACGGCGTCGTCAGGGCCGAATTCATCGTCGAGCCGGATCTGCCGGCGGATCTCCGGATCGGCATCTTCAAGGAGCCGAAGACGTATCCCGCCTGGATCCGGTTCTCCAACCAGAGCAACCGCATCTCCCCCGACAGCAAGCCCGACATTCGCGGCATGGCCATCAAGCTGATGGGCGTGCCGGGCGAGAAGCTGCTGGACGAGGAAAGGGACGAGCAGACGCAGGATTTCATCCTGATCAGCACCCCGGTGTTCGTCACTAAAGATGTCGAGGAATTCGACGGCCTGCTGAAGGCGATGGAGAGCGGCATCGTCGCGCAGCTGTGGTTCTACCTGACCCATTTGCGCATGACCCGGAACGTCCTCAAAGCCCTGAAGAAGTTCGGAAACCCCCTGCAGGTCCGCTATTTCAGCACGACGCCGTATCTCTGGGGCGACACCGCCGTCAAGTATTCCGCGATCCCGCGGGCCAGCGCCACCGATCCGATCCCCAAGCCCGCGGGGGACGATTTTCTCCGCAGGGCGATGGTCCGACAGCTGGAGGCGGGCGACGCCCGGTTCGACTTCGCGGTGCAACGTCGGACCGACGCCGGCACCATGCCCATCGAGGATCCCGGGAAGGAGTGGAGCGAAGCCGCGTCTCCATACAGGAAAGTCGCGTCGATCGTGATTCCGCGGCAGAGCTTCGACAGCGAGCGGCAGAGGGAGTTCGGCGAGAACCTGTCGTTCACTCCCTGGCACAGCCTGCCGGAGCACCGTCCGCTGGGCGGAGTGAATCGCGCGCGCAAGCTGGTGTATGCGTTCATCTCGACCTTCCGCCATCAGAAGAACGATGCCCCGAGAAGGGAACCGACAAGCTGGGAAATCCCGGAGTAA
- the carB gene encoding carbamoyl-phosphate synthase large subunit, producing MPKRTDLQSILILGSGPIVIGQAAEFDYSGTQAVRALREEGYRVILVNSNPATIMTDPDLADATYIEPITPEWVELVIAKERPDAVLPTMGGQTALNVALELHDSGVLAKYGVELIGAKAKSIRMAEDRSEFAKAMARIGLKVPHGGFATSLDEALRIVEDTGYPAIIRPSFTLGGTGGGIAYNRAEFEGMIRHGLDLSPVHEVLIDRSVIGWKEFELEVMRDHADNVVIICSIENVDAMGVHTGDSVTVAPAQTLTDVEYQKMRDAAIAIIREIGVEAGGCNVQFAVNPKNGEMLIVEMNPRVSRSSALASKATGYPIARIGAKLAVGYSLDELPNAITETTPASFEPVLDYVVVKFPRFAFEKFPAADNTLGVQMKAVGESMAIGRTFRQAWQKAIRALEIGRFGWDAGATLAEDGLQSDDVEAIRAALRRPSPDRYYVMKRALEMGMGIDEVHQLTHIDPWFVAELATLVEAEAKYRALPDVDRTELLRMKRYGFSDVQLARLRGESEDAVRERRWGMGIHPVYNMVDTCAGEFPAATPYLYSTYGEENESVRSDRKKVVILGSGPNRIGQGVEFDYCCVQAALALRDAGVETIMVNSNPETVSTDFDVSDKLYFEPLTLEDVIEIVRLEDPMGVIVQLGGQTPLKLAQPLERLGVPIIGTPVEAIDRAEDRERFEALARELGIQQPPNGLAVSADEAAEIAGRVGYPVLLRPSYVLGGRGMEIVYDEPGLRDYFQRAVAVSHDRPVLIDRFLEDAFEADVDALCDGETVVIGGVMQHIEEAGIHSGDSACVLPPYKLDDRQIAEMREQTKRFALSLGVVGLINVQYAVFEGTVYVIEVNPRASRTVPFVSKATGVPLARIAARLMVGERLADFGLPDEIPVGGIAVKESVFPFNKLPEIDPLLGPEMRSTGEAMGFDDSFGMAFAKAQASAGMDLPRSGRVVITVNDPDKKTITPVARRLADLGFQIMATGGTARYFRQRGIPCEPVYKVGEGRPDLADHIISGSVALLINTPLGKKSQYDDYAVRRAAITYKVPYITTTSAAEAAADAIIALQNRARTVKSIQERTGALAAPATTTIR from the coding sequence ATGCCCAAGCGGACCGACCTACAGAGCATCCTCATCCTCGGCAGCGGGCCCATCGTGATCGGGCAGGCGGCCGAGTTCGACTACTCGGGGACGCAGGCCGTCCGCGCGCTGCGCGAGGAGGGGTACCGCGTGATCCTGGTCAACAGCAACCCGGCCACGATCATGACCGACCCCGACCTGGCCGACGCCACCTACATCGAGCCCATCACCCCCGAGTGGGTGGAGCTCGTCATCGCCAAGGAGCGCCCCGACGCCGTCCTCCCCACCATGGGCGGCCAGACCGCGCTGAACGTCGCGCTCGAGCTGCACGACAGCGGCGTGCTGGCCAAGTACGGCGTGGAGCTGATCGGCGCGAAGGCCAAGAGCATCCGCATGGCCGAGGACCGCAGCGAGTTCGCCAAGGCCATGGCGCGCATCGGCCTGAAGGTGCCGCACGGCGGCTTCGCCACCAGCCTGGACGAGGCGCTGCGCATCGTCGAGGACACGGGCTACCCCGCCATCATCCGCCCCAGCTTCACCCTGGGCGGCACCGGCGGCGGCATCGCCTACAACCGCGCCGAGTTCGAGGGGATGATCCGCCACGGCCTCGACCTCTCCCCCGTGCACGAGGTGCTGATCGACCGCAGCGTCATCGGGTGGAAGGAGTTCGAGCTGGAGGTGATGCGCGACCACGCCGACAACGTGGTCATCATCTGCTCCATCGAAAACGTCGACGCCATGGGCGTGCACACGGGCGACAGCGTCACCGTGGCCCCCGCGCAGACGCTGACCGACGTGGAGTACCAGAAGATGCGCGACGCCGCCATCGCCATCATCCGCGAGATCGGCGTCGAAGCAGGCGGGTGCAACGTGCAGTTCGCCGTCAACCCGAAGAACGGCGAGATGCTCATCGTGGAGATGAACCCGCGCGTCTCCCGCTCGTCCGCGCTCGCGTCCAAGGCCACCGGCTACCCCATCGCCCGCATCGGCGCCAAGCTGGCCGTGGGCTACTCGCTCGACGAGCTGCCGAACGCCATCACCGAGACCACGCCGGCGTCGTTCGAGCCCGTCCTCGATTACGTGGTGGTGAAGTTCCCGCGCTTCGCCTTCGAGAAGTTCCCCGCGGCCGACAACACGCTGGGCGTGCAGATGAAGGCCGTGGGCGAGAGCATGGCCATCGGCCGCACCTTCCGCCAGGCGTGGCAGAAGGCCATCCGCGCGCTGGAGATCGGCCGCTTCGGCTGGGACGCGGGCGCCACGCTGGCCGAGGACGGGCTGCAGTCCGACGACGTGGAGGCGATCCGCGCCGCGCTCCGCCGCCCCTCGCCCGACCGCTATTACGTGATGAAGCGGGCGCTGGAGATGGGGATGGGGATCGACGAAGTCCACCAGCTCACGCACATCGACCCCTGGTTCGTGGCCGAGCTGGCCACGCTGGTCGAGGCCGAGGCGAAGTATCGCGCGCTCCCGGACGTCGACCGGACCGAGCTGCTGCGGATGAAGCGCTACGGGTTCAGCGACGTGCAGCTCGCCCGCCTCCGCGGCGAGAGCGAGGACGCGGTGCGCGAGCGGCGCTGGGGGATGGGCATCCACCCGGTCTACAACATGGTGGACACCTGCGCCGGCGAGTTCCCGGCGGCGACCCCCTATCTCTACTCGACCTACGGCGAGGAGAACGAATCGGTCCGGTCCGACCGGAAGAAGGTGGTGATCCTGGGGAGCGGGCCCAACCGCATCGGGCAGGGGGTGGAGTTCGACTACTGCTGCGTGCAGGCCGCGCTGGCGCTGCGCGACGCGGGGGTGGAGACCATCATGGTGAACTCCAACCCCGAGACGGTGTCGACCGACTTCGACGTGAGCGACAAACTGTACTTCGAGCCGCTGACGCTGGAGGACGTGATCGAGATCGTGCGGCTGGAGGACCCGATGGGCGTGATCGTGCAGCTGGGCGGGCAGACGCCGCTGAAGCTGGCGCAGCCGCTGGAGCGCCTGGGCGTGCCCATCATCGGCACGCCGGTGGAGGCCATCGATCGCGCCGAGGACCGCGAGCGCTTCGAGGCGCTGGCGCGCGAGCTGGGAATCCAGCAGCCGCCCAACGGCCTGGCCGTCTCGGCCGACGAGGCCGCCGAGATCGCGGGGCGCGTGGGCTATCCCGTGCTCCTCCGCCCGAGCTACGTGCTGGGCGGGCGGGGGATGGAGATCGTGTACGACGAGCCGGGGCTGCGCGACTACTTCCAGCGCGCCGTGGCCGTCAGCCACGACCGCCCCGTGCTGATCGACCGCTTCCTGGAAGACGCCTTCGAGGCCGACGTGGACGCGCTCTGCGACGGCGAGACGGTGGTGATCGGCGGGGTGATGCAGCACATCGAGGAGGCCGGCATCCACTCCGGCGACAGCGCCTGCGTGCTGCCGCCGTACAAGCTGGACGACCGCCAGATCGCCGAGATGCGCGAGCAGACGAAGCGGTTCGCGCTCTCGCTGGGCGTGGTCGGCCTGATCAACGTGCAGTACGCGGTGTTCGAGGGGACCGTGTACGTGATCGAGGTGAACCCGCGCGCCTCGCGCACCGTGCCCTTCGTCTCCAAGGCCACCGGCGTGCCGCTGGCGCGCATCGCCGCGCGGCTGATGGTGGGCGAGCGGCTGGCGGACTTCGGGCTGCCGGACGAGATCCCGGTGGGCGGGATCGCGGTGAAGGAATCGGTCTTCCCCTTCAACAAGCTGCCGGAGATCGACCCGCTGCTGGGCCCGGAGATGCGCTCGACCGGCGAGGCGATGGGCTTCGACGACAGCTTCGGGATGGCGTTCGCCAAGGCGCAGGCCAGCGCGGGGATGGACCTGCCGCGGTCGGGGCGCGTGGTGATCACGGTGAACGACCCCGACAAGAAGACGATCACGCCGGTGGCGCGGCGGCTGGCGGACCTGGGGTTCCAGATCATGGCCACGGGCGGCACGGCGCGCTACTTCCGCCAGCGCGGCATCCCCTGCGAGCCGGTGTACAAGGTGGGCGAGGGGCGGCCGGACCTGGCCGACCACATCATCTCCGGCAGCGTGGCGCTGCTGATCAACACGCCGCTGGGGAAGAAGAGCCAGTACGACGACTACGCGGTGCGGCGCGCGGCCATCACCTACAAGGTGCCGTACATCACCACCACCTCCGCCGCCGAGGCCGCCGCCGACGCCATCATCGCGCTCCAGAACCGCGCCCGCACGGTGAAGAGCATCCAGGAGCGCACCGGCGCGCTTGCGGCGCCGGCGACCACGACAATCCGATGA
- a CDS encoding AbrB/MazE/SpoVT family DNA-binding domain-containing protein has product MRARIIRIGNSQGIRIPKAVLDQSGLGEEVELEVADGHIVLRAPENPRAGWEEAFELMHANGDDVLLDGDQLGSSSWDDEEWEWD; this is encoded by the coding sequence ATGAGAGCACGCATCATTCGGATCGGGAACTCGCAGGGGATTCGCATCCCCAAGGCAGTGCTGGACCAGAGCGGCCTGGGCGAGGAGGTGGAGCTCGAGGTCGCGGATGGCCACATCGTCCTTCGTGCGCCCGAGAATCCGAGAGCGGGATGGGAAGAGGCGTTCGAGCTGATGCACGCGAACGGTGACGACGTCCTGCTCGACGGCGACCAGCTCGGCAGTTCGTCGTGGGACGATGAAGAATGGGAGTGGGATTGA
- a CDS encoding type II toxin-antitoxin system PemK/MazF family toxin, with the protein MGVGLNRFDVYRSRLDPTVGSEIQKARPCVIISPNEMNRRLRTVIIAPMTTGGQAYPTRVACAFDGKIGKVALDQIRTVDKSRLLQHLGELDELTGRRVLDVLTRMFGR; encoded by the coding sequence ATGGGAGTGGGATTGAACCGCTTCGACGTGTATCGATCCCGGTTGGATCCGACCGTCGGTAGCGAGATCCAGAAGGCGCGGCCCTGCGTCATCATCTCCCCCAACGAGATGAATCGACGGCTGCGGACGGTCATTATCGCGCCGATGACGACGGGCGGTCAGGCGTACCCGACGCGCGTGGCTTGCGCTTTCGATGGCAAGATCGGAAAGGTGGCGCTCGACCAGATCCGCACCGTGGACAAGAGTCGCCTGCTTCAGCACCTCGGCGAACTTGACGAGTTGACGGGCCGGCGAGTGCTGGACGTCCTCACACGCATGTTCGGTCGCTGA
- a CDS encoding YdeI/OmpD-associated family protein, which translates to MGSRDPRVDAYIDKSADFARPILTHLRDLVHATVPEVTEDLKWGMPSFMYKGILCGLAAFKEHAAFSFWKHGLIFGTDRPEDAMGSFGRITKLSDLPPDDVLAGHLREAKRLNDEGVKAPRREKPPEERKEPAVPDDLLAALETNSAAMEHFHAFSPSKRKDYVEWITEAKSDATREKRLDTAVEWIAEGKGRNWKYERK; encoded by the coding sequence ATGGGAAGCAGAGACCCGCGCGTCGACGCCTACATCGACAAATCGGCCGACTTCGCCAGGCCGATCCTGACACACCTGCGCGACCTGGTGCACGCCACGGTTCCCGAGGTGACGGAGGACCTGAAGTGGGGGATGCCTTCGTTCATGTACAAGGGAATCCTGTGCGGCCTCGCGGCGTTCAAGGAGCACGCCGCGTTCAGCTTCTGGAAGCACGGGCTGATTTTCGGCACCGACCGTCCCGAGGACGCCATGGGCAGCTTCGGCCGCATCACGAAGCTCTCCGACCTGCCGCCCGACGACGTGCTCGCCGGCCATCTCCGCGAGGCGAAGCGGCTGAACGACGAGGGGGTGAAGGCGCCGCGCCGCGAGAAGCCGCCGGAGGAGCGGAAGGAGCCCGCCGTCCCCGACGACCTGCTGGCCGCGCTGGAAACGAACTCCGCCGCGATGGAGCACTTCCACGCCTTCTCGCCCAGCAAGCGCAAGGACTATGTCGAGTGGATCACCGAGGCCAAGTCCGACGCCACGCGCGAGAAGCGCCTCGACACCGCCGTCGAATGGATCGCCGAGGGCAAGGGCCGCAACTGGAAGTACGAGCGGAAGTGA
- a CDS encoding SAM-dependent methyltransferase: protein MIENVSDTARWVAVYRAMETERPDAHFRDPWARRLAGERGEAIMRSMPRGRQMSWPMVVRTQVFDEIILDAVRNRGVDLVLNLAAGLDVRAWRLELPPELRWVDVDLPGIVEYKSGVMRDETPRCRYQAIAADLADADARAEVLARVAGGSRQALVVTEGLLVYLADADVDGLAAALHAQPPLRWWLTDLASPGLMKWMQKRWGKQVSDGNAPFRFAPAAGAGFFARHGWREAEWRSTLEDAHRLRREMPMAWLWRFLGRLSTPARREEFRRFSGTLLLERA from the coding sequence ATGATCGAGAACGTCTCCGACACCGCGCGCTGGGTGGCCGTCTACCGGGCGATGGAAACGGAGCGGCCCGACGCGCACTTCCGCGATCCGTGGGCGCGCCGGCTGGCCGGCGAGCGCGGCGAGGCCATCATGCGATCGATGCCGCGCGGCCGGCAGATGTCGTGGCCCATGGTCGTGCGCACGCAGGTGTTCGACGAGATCATCCTCGACGCCGTCCGCAACCGCGGCGTGGACCTGGTGCTGAACCTGGCCGCCGGGCTGGACGTGCGCGCCTGGCGCCTGGAGCTGCCGCCGGAGCTGCGCTGGGTCGACGTCGATCTCCCCGGCATCGTCGAATACAAGTCGGGGGTGATGCGGGACGAGACGCCCCGCTGCCGCTACCAGGCCATTGCCGCCGACCTGGCGGATGCGGACGCGCGCGCGGAGGTGCTGGCGCGCGTGGCCGGGGGGTCGCGGCAGGCGCTGGTCGTCACCGAGGGGCTGCTCGTCTACCTCGCCGACGCGGACGTGGACGGGCTGGCGGCGGCGCTGCACGCGCAGCCGCCGCTGCGCTGGTGGCTCACGGACCTGGCCAGCCCCGGGCTGATGAAGTGGATGCAGAAGCGCTGGGGCAAGCAGGTGAGCGACGGCAACGCCCCCTTCCGCTTCGCGCCGGCGGCGGGAGCGGGCTTCTTCGCGCGCCACGGCTGGCGCGAGGCGGAGTGGCGCAGCACGCTGGAGGACGCGCACCGGCTGCGGCGGGAGATGCCGATGGCGTGGCTCTGGCGCTTCCTGGGCCGCCTCTCGACGCCGGCCCGGCGCGAGGAGTTCCGCCGCTTCTCCGGCACCCTGCTGCTGGAGCGCGCCTGA
- a CDS encoding response regulator — MSRTILLVEDHEDNRIVYRTMLEHFGYTVILAGDGGEGVRLARERLPDLILMDVSIPVMDGWEATRTLKADPATAKIPIIALTAHALVTDRQRADEVGCDGYLAKPVEPRRVLEEVRRFLGDEV, encoded by the coding sequence GTGAGCCGAACCATCCTGCTCGTCGAAGACCACGAAGACAACCGCATCGTCTACCGCACGATGCTGGAGCACTTCGGCTACACCGTGATCCTGGCCGGCGACGGCGGCGAGGGGGTGCGCCTGGCCCGCGAGAGGCTTCCGGATCTGATCCTGATGGACGTCTCCATCCCCGTGATGGACGGCTGGGAGGCCACCCGCACCCTCAAGGCCGACCCCGCCACGGCGAAGATCCCGATCATCGCCCTGACCGCGCACGCGCTCGTCACCGACCGCCAGCGCGCCGACGAGGTGGGGTGCGACGGCTATCTCGCCAAGCCGGTGGAGCCCCGCCGCGTCCTGGAAGAGGTCCGCCGCTTCCTGGGCGACGAGGTCTGA